The window CAGCCGCGTCAGTAAGTGCAGCTAATAATAGTAATTATGGCAAGAACAAAGAAGGCCAAAAAGAAGGCCAAAAAGACAGTTACAAAGAAGGCCAAAAAGAAGGCCACAGAGAAGGCTACAAAGACGGCTACAAAGACGGCAAAACACAAGGCCAAAAAGACTGCGATAAATACGGAATCAAAGAAATTATCCAGAAAATTCCTACTCCTTTCAACAAATACAGCTGGACCAAATACTATAACGAAAACTACAACGAAGGCTACAAAAGCGGATATCTCGAAGGCTACAGTAAAAGTAGATACACATGCTTAAAAAAGTGAATTATCCCCCCTGCCATTTCCGGAAAAACCGAAACTGTCGAGGAAAGGGTTTTCCCGCCTGCGGAAATAAGAAGCCTTGAAAATAAAAATCAGAAGATTTTTATCCCTAAAATGACATCAGAACCACGAAAATAGATAATTTTCCGCATAGATCTCTATTTTAATTCTTTTTTGTGAGTTCTATCCAGTACTCTCATAAGCGGGCATCTGTTTTCGTTTTGTAATTATTTTATTACATTCCTTTATCATATCTTTTTTACAATCAAGGTTTTGCAAGTTTTTATGTGTATTTACACAATAAATTAGATTTTTTAATTATATACATTTTAATTAAGTATCCCCACTTTATTTAAATAAAAATAAATAATAATCGATATATTTATCTGCCATATTGTACTTACTTAATTGTTACCAGTATGTTGTCAATTTGATTTTATTCGTAAAAGAAGAAATGGCAATTAACGCTCACGATTAATGAAGCGGGTTTATAATTTTATGTCAGGTTAATTGGAATACGTGGTTTGACTAATCACATGGGGGTGTGATTATCTAAGAGATGGCATGACCATCAATACTCAACACTGGAATGAATTTTGATATACTCTAGAATTAACAGTACATATCAAATGGGGATTGGGAGAAGTTATAAACTAAAATTAAAGAATCGAGAAGCATGAAAAACGATCTCAATGAGCCTGCTTCAAAATTAGATACTATTTGATGATATCTGGATCAATTTTGAAACGTGCTTGTTAATTGAAACGTGCTTGTTAATAAAAAATCCAAATTGGATCATGGGGGAAGTCATTGATCCTATTTGAAAACACGAATATATCTCCTATGTTCGGGAAAATATAGAGATATTTTATGTTCACAATTTTTAGAAGCTGATCTCCAAACCTCAACTTGCAATACTGGAGTTACTGGTAGAAGTCAACTACTCCTGAGCTAAAGATTCAGGGGTTTCCTGCTGAGGGTTTATGAATCTAAGGTTCTACATTATTTTCACTGCTGCTTTATTCACTTTAGGGGCATCTGCTTCACTCACTTTAGGGGCTCCTGCTTCACTCGCTTTAGATGTGCCTTTTTTAACAAACAGCAACACCACTGCAACAGTCCATGGGGGAACATATGTATGGGATACCTTTGAACTCCTGAACGATACTTTGATTGATATAAATTCCAATCCTCCCCAATACATAGTAGCAAAAAACGGCATCTATTCCTTTGAACTGGTACCCGGAGACTATACTATTACAGCCAGGTATTACCAGAACAACACCCTCATCTATTCAAAAGAAGCAACTTTCACGATTGAAGGTGAAGGAAATTACGTGTTCGACATCCTGCTTTATCCCGTCTCCGAATATCCGGCAACAAAAACGATCTCAGCTAAAATAAATAATCACAATAGTGTGAATCCCTCCGAACAAAACAGGACCGGTCCTTCAACTATAAGTTACCTGCCAATAGCCCTTACGATTTTTCTTCTGTTCGGCGGAGGCTATAAACTTTTCAGAAAGCACAAAAAAATAAACAAAAACACGTTTCAGGAAAAAAAGTATAATATGCCCGGGCTTCTGGTAAAAGGCCTCGGTAAAAGTATTGGTTCGGGAGTGAGTCCGGGATTTGGAAACCTTGAAGGAGCTGTCTCCGTAACAGAGCCAATGATAGGACATGTAAATAATTCCAAAATTGACGCTGTCGCTTTGAACAAACTTCCTCTTTCTACAGAGCTGCAGCGAGTCATGGACATAATTCGAAGCCATAAAGGTCAGATTACCCAGAAAGATCTGCGTAGCAGGTTGGATTATTCCGAAGTAAAAGTCAGCCTCATGCTCTCAGAAATGGAGAAGAGAGGACTGATTAAGAAGTTCAAGAATGGGCGTGAGAATATTGTGGTTCTAAGAGATGAGAAATGCTAAAACCTTAGTTCCGCATTTTTAAGCGCATAAATGTCACATGATACCGGTTCATGCGCTTAAACTTAAGCGCATCAGATGCGATGTAAATTATCTAAACCGCAATCATCTGACCTCACCGATTTGTGGAAAAGCATATATGCGCCTAAAAAGGCGGAAGTTAGGCTAAAAAGGCAGGAATCATATGGAAATAAACCCGTATTAGTTGCAGAAAAAGTCAGAATGAATAGGACTTACGCAGTATTCAGTTTGCTCCTTATATGCGTAATTCCTATCCCATTAGATTTTTCATTTTATGGACGGTTATATTACTTAATTTTGAAGAGTTCATTGAATTTGAAGAGCTCCAATTTCCAGTGGCCAGGTATCCAGATCTTGATTACCTTTTTAATCACAATTTTTTGGTGATGAACTATCTTTATAGTCTTTATTACTGTCTTCTCAAAGTGACCTGGTACCCATATCCACATCCAGTAGTTATTTTTCCATTGATGTATATTCTTACCTTGATCTTGTTTTATAGATTTTGAATAACCGTCGTTGGCAACCTTCTTCCCACCATGATCAGCTACTGATGCGCTTGCTGATGCAGCGGTTACTGACAATACAAAACAAACTACCAGTAAAATACCGAGTATCTTTTTCATTTTCGACACTTGAGTAACTCCCTATCTTTATTTAACCCCTATATTAATAAAATCAATACCGATAAATCCTCCAGAGTGTGAAAGCATCGGTTTTGTCATTTATATTGTCTTTCCGGCTATCTGCCGGTTGCTGAAATTATCTTTTATTTAATTATCTTTCCGACTGGCTATCTTTCCGACTAGCTGCAGCTTGACAATTCTAAAATAGGTGAGATTAAATATAAACATACTTATAATAAATACCCGTTTAAAAAGGTTTAATTAATAAAATAAAAGTTTTAAATGGTTTAATTGATAATGTAAGAGTTTATAAGTTTTTAATATTATTTTTATCTCAAAATAACGTATTTTAATACTTATAAGCACCTTAAACTTTGAGGTTTGAAGGGAAGTTACTGAAAATATCAAGCATAAAGATTTCTTTATGCTTTATATAATCCTACATTCGGCAGGTTAACGTATTAGAGATAGATATTTTCATATTTATCTCCCATGAGACTCAATATCTTCCAGTGAATATCCTTCATATCCAATATTTTTGACTCTATTTCCCCTTCTTTCTGAGTACTAAGTTCTGTAATTCCTTGAAAATTGAAAAATATCCATCTCATTGTAGGTCTTTTTGTTTGCTTCCCTTTTTGATCTGGAATCGTTTCATCTTACCTCAGCAGGAGACCCCTTCCTCGACATTTCCGGCTTGCCGGAAATGGCAAGTGGGGGAGGAATGCGTCATCTGTACCATCTGAACTAATGTTGTACTCCTCGCACTCAGTCTCCTGCATTTTTTCTTAACATTAACACTATCTGAAATTTTGTTTCCGAATATATCTGAGATTGAAAAATACCCGGATGACCGTTTGCCACGAATGAACCCGATCCCGTTTTCCGTTTTTACAAGATCAAATTTCCTGAGCCCAAACAGCTTTCCGGTAGGTATTTTCTTCTCTGATCTCTTCCCTCTCCGCTGCTGATAATCTCCCGCAGGAACGTTTCTTTTTAGAAAAACCGAATCTTCTACCTCTACATTCTGATCGTCCCTGCAACAGATAGCAACAGCATCAAAGTAATGTGTTTTTAACAACTTCAAGACCTGCTCTCTCCTGTACTTTGTTTCGTACCCGAAAGTCTCTGCAAAACTCCAGCCGGATTTCCGGATTTGGGATTTGAGAATCCCGATTTCAGTTGCATGTTTTGTTTTTGACTTGTTCCCTGAAAGCTTGAATTCTCCATTGTGCAGGGCTTTGTGACAGGTTTCACAGAGCGTTATCAGGTTTTCTGGTGCATCTGTTCCCTTCTGTGACCTGAAAACGATATGATGGCAATGCAGCCGGGAATCCTTTGACTTTCCCCTGCAGTGCTGGCAGGTGTAGCCGTCCCGATCCAGAACGTAAGCTTTGACATTGTAGAAACCTTTAAGGTCCCCTTCCTGATATCCGATCCCGGAAACCTCCGGATTTGTTATTTTGTGAATATCAAAGGAAGCAAGCTCTACCTTCCATTCCGTTACAGGAAGCAGGGATTCCACAAACCTCTTTTCCCGGAAATGAGACTCAAGTTTGCTTCGGATAGAAGGAGCCAATCTTCCTCCTTTTGTTGAATTTCCCCGGTTATCAAATCTTGCAGGTCTATACCTTGTTTTTCTACCTCTTCTGGTTCTCCGGTACATCTTCCGTTGTTGCATCTTTTTAGAAACATTTTCTCTCAGGTAGATTTCGGACTGATACAACACTTTTCCGTTAGCAATGGCTGCACAGCCCACTACCTTAGAGCCGGTATCCATTCCTGCAATTACAGGTTGAGTATACCCACTGCTTCCGAAAAGTAACTTGATTGTGAATGGAGTATTTCGGACCACTTTTGCCTTGCCTGATTGCAGTAGCTTTCTGGCTTTTGAAGGTTTACAGGGCATTAGTGGTTTTTTGTTTTGATTGATTACGAAAACTAACATATAGTTTTCCTCCGAAGAGTTATGCGTATCCGAATTGTGGAGTCAATTCAGGAATCCGTCTTCCTCTCGATCTGATATGGAAAGGTTTAACGATGCAAGCACTGTCCCTACCTCTCAGGACTGTTTAACCGGCATCCTTAGAGCCTTAAACTGAGGCGGCATTCAAGGGTAACTATTTCTTTCCTATCGTTTACCGATTTTCCATTGCTCCTAATCGGTGATCTGGTCAACCAGGGCTTGTTAGACAAGCTCCTTCCTCTAAAACCTGAGCCGTTAGGTGAAGGTTTTAGGGAGGGGTAATTGACTTTCTTCTTCTAATTTTGTCCTCAATTTCCATTCTGCAATTGAATAAATCATTAAACAGAAAACCCTTATCATAGTTAGTGCTTCAATTCTTGTTTTCTTCTTGAGGTAAACTTTCGACATGCTAAACGTATCACTTTTCAAGAATCTGAATCCCTTTTCTACATTGTCCTGTCCTTTGTAATACTTCAGCATATCTTCAGGAGAAACTTCAGCATATCTTCAGGAGAAAGACTGATATCATTGCTTGCAAGAATGAAAAGTCCCATTTTCTCCATTTCTTTCAAAACAAAAGCAGCATTAACCTTTATGCTGCCATCAATCCCGTAATAAGTCTTTAATTTCTCATCTTTTGAAGGTCTGCCTCTTTTACCCGATTCACGTTTTTTAATAGCTTTCAAATCAACTTTTTCAAACACAATCGAAGGGAAATCTGCAATCCATTCCTCTGCAGCTTTTAATGCATCATTTTCGCAGAAGAAGTCCTCTCCGTTCAGCTTTTTAAAAACATTGTCTGCTTTTTCAACCTCTTTTTCAAGCTTTGTTCTGAGAGTTTTCTCTTTCTTCTCTTTTATCTGGTGAGAAAGCAGCAAAACCCACTTTTGTTTAACTCCACCATATTCCACAAAGGTTTGATAAAATGAGTATCTTTCATCGCTTTTTAGTGTTTGCAGCTTCATATTTGCATTTAGCAGTTCCTTTGCCTCAGTAATTGTTGCAGGAACACGACTAATCCAGAATGACTTTATCTTTTGATTATATATCTCTTAATCAGTGTCCCCACATTATTTTAAACAGTAATTAATAATAATCGATATATTTATCTGTAATATTGGACTTATTTAATTGTTATCGGTATTCGTTGTCAATTTTATTTTATTCGTTAAAGTAGAAATGGCAATTAACGCGTGTTAATTATCCCTTAACTAAATACTCAGGGGTTTCCTGCTGAGATTTTATGAATTGATGCCAGGTCAATTGGAACATATGGTTTGAATAATCACAGGGGGTTGTGATTATAAAAATGACTGCATAACCATCGATATTAGATGCTGGAATGGGTTTTGATAGATTCAATAATAAAAAGTATATATCAAATGGGGAATGGGAGAGGCTATATAATAAATGAATGAGTCCA is drawn from Methanosarcina lacustris Z-7289 and contains these coding sequences:
- a CDS encoding helix-turn-helix transcriptional regulator, giving the protein MNLRFYIIFTAALFTLGASASLTLGAPASLALDVPFLTNSNTTATVHGGTYVWDTFELLNDTLIDINSNPPQYIVAKNGIYSFELVPGDYTITARYYQNNTLIYSKEATFTIEGEGNYVFDILLYPVSEYPATKTISAKINNHNSVNPSEQNRTGPSTISYLPIALTIFLLFGGGYKLFRKHKKINKNTFQEKKYNMPGLLVKGLGKSIGSGVSPGFGNLEGAVSVTEPMIGHVNNSKIDAVALNKLPLSTELQRVMDIIRSHKGQITQKDLRSRLDYSEVKVSLMLSEMEKRGLIKKFKNGRENIVVLRDEKC
- the iscB gene encoding RNA-guided endonuclease IscB codes for the protein MLVFVINQNKKPLMPCKPSKARKLLQSGKAKVVRNTPFTIKLLFGSSGYTQPVIAGMDTGSKVVGCAAIANGKVLYQSEIYLRENVSKKMQQRKMYRRTRRGRKTRYRPARFDNRGNSTKGGRLAPSIRSKLESHFREKRFVESLLPVTEWKVELASFDIHKITNPEVSGIGYQEGDLKGFYNVKAYVLDRDGYTCQHCRGKSKDSRLHCHHIVFRSQKGTDAPENLITLCETCHKALHNGEFKLSGNKSKTKHATEIGILKSQIRKSGWSFAETFGYETKYRREQVLKLLKTHYFDAVAICCRDDQNVEVEDSVFLKRNVPAGDYQQRRGKRSEKKIPTGKLFGLRKFDLVKTENGIGFIRGKRSSGYFSISDIFGNKISDSVNVKKKCRRLSARSTTLVQMVQMTHSSPTCHFRQAGNVEEGVSC